A genome region from Arachis duranensis cultivar V14167 chromosome 8, aradu.V14167.gnm2.J7QH, whole genome shotgun sequence includes the following:
- the LOC107460240 gene encoding U-box domain-containing protein 44 codes for MMASSWDGSNDPGSQSDDSFHFDRLHIEPIYDAFVCPLTKQVMRDPVTLENGQTFEREAIEKWFKECKESGRQLVCPLTLQELKSAELNPSMALRNTIEEWTARNEAAQLDMARRSLNMGSPESDTLQTLKYIQHICRRSRSNKHNVRGAGLIPMIVDMLKSSSRKIRCRALETLRVVVEEDDENKELLAEGDTVRTVVKFLSHELSKEREEAVSLLYELSKSETLCEKIGSINGAILILVGMTSSNSEDLSTVEKADKTLENLEKCENNVRQMAENGRLKPLLTQLLEGPPETKLSMAGFLGELVLNNDVKVHVARTAGSSLINIMKSGNMQSREAALKALNQISCEPSAKVLIEAGILSPLVNDLFAVGPNQLPTRLKEVAATILANVVNSGEDFDSIPFGPGHQTLVSEDIVHNLLHLISNTGPAIECKLLQVLVGLTNSPTTVLSVVSAIKSSGATISLVQFIEAPQKDLRVASIRLLRNLSPHMGQELADALRGSVGQLSGLVKVISESTGITEEQAAAVGLLADLPERDLGLTRQLLDEGAFQLVISRVIAIRKGEIRSSRFMTPFLEGLVKILARVTYVIDQEPEALALCRDHNLAALFIEMLQTNGLDNVQMVSATALENLSQESKNLTKLPDLPPPGVCASIFTCCYTQPVITGLCRIHRGLCSLKETFCLFEGQAVLKLVALLDHTNVNVVEAALAALATLIDDGVDIEQGVQVLLDAEGVRPILDVLLEKRTENLRRRAVWAVERLLRTEDIAYEVSGDQNVSTALVDAFQHGDYRTRQIAERALKHVDKIPNFSGIFPNMGGA; via the exons ATGATGGCTTCAAGCTGGGATGGAAGCAATGACCCTGGCAGCCAGTCAGATGATAGCTTTCATTTCGATAGGTTGCACATTGAGCCCATTTATGATGCTTTCGTGTGTCCTCTGACAAAGCAAGTTATGCGGGACCCTGTAACGTTAGAAAATGGACAGACTTTTGAACGTGAAGCAATTGAAAAGTGGTTCAAGGAATGCAAGGAAAGTGGACGGCAACTTGTTTGTCCGTTGACTCTGCAGGAGTTAAAGAGTGCAGAACTGAATCCAAGTATGGCTCTGCGAAACACCATTGAAGAGTGGACGGCCAGGAATGAAGCTGCACAGCTGGATATGGCTCGCCGCTCGTTGAATATGGGAAGTCCAGAAAGTGATACGCTTCAGACTTTAAAGTATATCCAGCACATATGCCGAAGAAGCAGGTCAAATAAGCATAATGTCCGCGGTGCAGGGCTCATACCCATGATTGTTGACATGTTGAAGAGCAGCAGCCGTAAGATACGATGTAGAGCTTTGGAAACTCTTAGAGTTGTGGTAGAGGAAGACGATGAAAATAAG GAATTGTTGGCGGAAGGTGACACTGTGCGTACAGTTGTAAAATTCCTGTCTCATGAGCTTTCAAAAGAAAGAGAGGAAGCTGTCTCTTTGCTTTATGagctctcaaaatctgaaaccCTATGTGAGAAGATTGGTTCAATTAATGGAGCTATTCTTATATTAGTTGGAATGACAAGCAGCAATTCAGAAGATCTTTCTACTGTTGAGAAGGCTGATAAAACATTGGAGAATCTGGAGAAGTGTGAGAATAACGTACGGCAGATGGCTGAAAATGGTAGATTGAAGCCTCTTCTGACCCAACTTCTTGAAG GTCCACCGGAAACAAAACTTTCAATGGCTGGATTCCTTGGTGAGCTGGTTTTAAACAATGACGTCAAAGTCCATGTTGCTAGAACTGCAGGTTCATCTTTGATCAATATAATGAAAAGTGGTAATATGCAGTCAAGAGAAGCTGCACTGAAGGCACTAAATCAGATATCGTGCGAGCCAAGTGCAAAGGTTCTTATCGAAGCGGGAATACTTTCTCCTCTTGTCAATGACCTTTTTGCAGTGGGTCCAAATCAGCTTCCAACACGATTAAAAGAGGTTGCTGCTACAATTCTTGCCAATGTGGTGAACTCAGGGGAAGACTTTGACTCAATTCCTTTCGGACCTGGTCACCAAACTCTGGTCTCAGAGGACATAGTTCATAATCTACTTCATCTCATAAGCAATACTGGTCCAGCAATTGAGTGCAAACTTCTCCAAGTTCTTGTCGGACTCACTAATTCTCCAACCACAGTTCTGAGTGTGGTTTCTGCTATCAAAAGTTCTGGCGCCACTATCAGTTTAGTTCAATTCATTGAGGCTCCACAGAAAGATCTGCGTGTAGCTTCCATAAGACTTCTTCGAAATCTCTCACCCCACATGGGTCAGGAACTAGCCGATGCTCTACGTGGCTCAGTCGGACAGCTTAGTGGTCTAGTTAAAGTCATATCAGAGAGTACAGGAATCACTGAAGAGCAGGCAGCAGCTGTTGGCCTTTTAGCGGATCTTCCTGAGAGGGATTTGGGACTCACAAGGCAGCTGCTAGATGAAGGTGCATTTCAGCTGGTCATATCTAGGGTGATTGCCATCAGGAAGGGTGAGATCAGGAGCAGTCGCTTCATGACACCATTTCTTGAAGGGCTTGTGAAGATCCTTGCAAGGGTTACATATGTCATCGATCAGGAGCCAGAAGCCCTTGCACTCTGTCGTGACCACAATCTTGCTGCATTGTTTATTGAAATGCTTCAAACTAACGGACTTGATAATGTACAGATGGTTTCCGCCACAGCTTTAGAGAACCTGTCCCAAGAgtcaaaaaatttaacaaagttGCCTGATTTGCCACCGCCAGGTGTTTGTGCTTCAATCTTTACATGCTGTTACACACAACCGGTCATTACTGGACTGTGTAGAATTCATAGAGGATTGTGCTCTTTAAAAGAAACATTTTGCCTTTTTGAAGGGCAAGCAGTCCTTAAGTTGGTAGCTCTACTGGACCACACGAATGTGAATGTGGTTGAGGCAGCACTTGCAGCCTTAGCTACTCTTATAGATGATGGAGTGGATATTGAACAAGGAGTACAGGTGTTGTTGGATGCGGAGGGAGTGAGGCCTATACTCGATGTGTTACTCGAGAAACGGACAGAGAACTTGCGGAGGAGGGCAGTCTGGGCAGTGGAGAGATTGTTGCGAACAGAGGATATAGCCTATGAAGTTTCAGGCGATCAAAATGTGAGCACTGCACTTGTGGATGCTTTCCAGCATGGCGACTACCGAACAAGGCAGATTGCGGAGCGTGCCCTCAAGCATGTTGATAAGATACCAAACTTCTCCGGAATCTTCCCAAACATGGGAGGAGCGTAA
- the LOC107460221 gene encoding uncharacterized protein LOC107460221: MAAPPNMDQFEAYFRRADLDGDGRISGAEAVSFFMGSNLPKPVLAQVWNYADQAKTGFLGRNEFYNALRLVTVAQSKRDLTPDIVKAALYGPAAAKIPAPQINLAALPPPRQNAVAPAASMPQMGVTALRPNAVAPAVSMPQMGVTAPRPNSVAPAASMPQMGVTAPHPNSISPAASMTMGVTAPTSTQGFAYRGQGFPGPAANQQYFPSQLGPTMRPPQSMPATSTPRPQQGVVGPDISKGVSVAGHSLSNPSISSGWNSGGPGTVAARPGGLAPSLPLSTSAPPLAPVSPMSQPTTVNTRALSVSGNGFSSNSVLGNDLFSTTSSTLKQEPAGQSFSFSSSPASSAIVPVSSGAQPATKKNALDSLQSAFSMQPVGSQFQRGQSASHPSQQISPPASASHPSQQISPPASSPHASSGISAGLGNTNSDNSQQSWPKMKPSDVQKYTRVFTEVDTDRDGKITGEQARSLFLSWRLPIDVLKKVWDLSDQDNDSMLSLKEFCYALYLMERYREGHSLPPTLPHNVMFDETLLSMLGHPKIPHGGTAWGIRPGFQQQQGTPGARPVAPIAGLRPPVQGTSVQVSGNMLPNQQKSGAPVLEDSFMNRTNNGEQHMPKPQDATTTEKAEEAENVILDSKEKLEYYRNKMQELVLYKSRCDNRLNEITERASADKREAELLSKKYEEKYKQVAEIASKLTVEEAKFRDIQERKVELQQAIVKMEQGGSADGILQVRADRIQSDLEELFKALAERCKKHGIDVKSIAMVQLPTGWQPGIAEGAALWDEDWDKFEDEGFANDLTFAKHASPKSKPTFVKGEQNFPDDNSAYGSPVNANGKQETAINGDYAVEDESYTHSEDGFARSPRGSPAGRTTVEDSPFVKSPRGDAETRSFDESTWGAFDNNDDVDSVWNFPGTKDSDGDFFKSGDFGINPIRTGSTHADGMFQAKSPFTFDDSVPATPLSKFSNSPRYKNSTFDDSVPATPLSKFGNSPRYSEAGDFFETSRFDSRFDSFSMHDGGFSPQPEGFTRFDSFSSSKDFGYSSENFTRSDSMSSNRDFGLNNDKFARFDSISSSRDVGFNNDKFSRFDSISSSSQDFGYHPETFTRFDSMSSSSKDFGHARFDSISSTKDLGHSSAFSFDDTDPFGSSGPFKVSSDTNSSKKGSDNWSAF, from the exons ATGGCAGCACCACCTAACATGGATCAGTTCGAAGCGTATTTCAGGAGAGCGGATTTAGATGGTGATGGAAGAATCAGTGGAGCTGAAGCTGTCTCGTTCTTCATGGGATCCAATTTGCCCAAACCCGTCCTTGCTCAG GTATGGAATTATGCTGATCAGGCTAAAACTGGTTTCCTTGGGAGGAATGAGTTTTACAATGCTCTGAGATTGGTAACTGTTGCTCAGAGTAAGCGAGATTTGACGCCTGATATCGTGAAGGCCGCATTATATGGTCCTGCTGCTGCAAAAATCCCTGCACCTCAGATCAATCTTGCCGCATTACCCCCACCACGCCAGAATGCAGTAGCTCCTGCTGCATCAATGCCGCAGATGGGTGTCACCGCACTACGCCCAAATGCAGTGGCTCCTGCGGTTTCAATGCCGCAGATGGGTGTAACTGCACCACGCCCGAATTCGGTAGCTCCTGCAGCTTCAATGCCACAGATGGGGGTGACTGCACCGCATCCGAATTCGATTTCGCCTGCAGCTTCAATGACGATGGGTGTAACTGCACCAACATCAACCCAAGGTTTTGCCTACAGAGGGCAAGGATTTCCTGGTCCTGCTGCTAACCAGCAATATTTTCCTTCCCAGCTGGGTCCGACCATGAGACCGCCTCAATCTATGCCAGCTACTAGCACTCCCCGCCCACAACAGGGGGTTGTAGGCCCGGATATTTCTAAAGGAGTTAGTGTGGCTGGCCACAGTCTCTCTAATCCTAGCATCTCAAGTGGTTGGAATAGTGGAGGTCCTGGTACAGTTGCTGCTAGGCCTGGAGGACTAGCTCCATCACTTCCCTTATCAACGTCAGCACCACCACTTGCTCCTGTTTCACCAATGTCCCAGCCAACAACTGTCAACACAAGAGCGTTATCTGTTTCTGGAAATGGTTTCTCTTCCAATTCAGTATTGGGAAATGATTTATTCTCGACCACATCATCCACACTGAAACAAGAGCCGGCTGGACAGAGTTTTTCATTTAGCAGTTCACCTGCTTCGTCAGCCATTGTTCCAGTGTCTAGTGGTGCCCAACCTGCAACAAAGAAGAATGCTCTTGATTCACTCCAGAGTGCATTCTCAATGCAGCCTGTGGGTAGTCAATTTCAGCGAGGACAGTCTGCTTCACATCCAAGCCAGCAGATTTCACCACCTGCTTCTGCTTCACACCCTAGCCAGCAGATTTCACCACCTGCTTCTTCTCCCCATGCATCATCTGGGATTTCAGCTGGACTTGGAAATACTAATTCTGACAATTCACAGCAGTCTTGGCCAAAAATGAAACCTTCTGATGTGCAGAAGTATACAAGGGTGTTTACGGAAGTTGACACTGATAGGGATGGAAAAATCACAGGGGAGCAGGCCCGCAGTCTATTTTTAAGTTGGAGATTACCTATTG ATGTCTTAAAGAAGGTGTGGGACTTATCTGATCAGGATAATGATAGTATGCTTTCTTTGAAAGAGTTTTGTTATGCTCTTTATTTGATGGAGAGGTACAGGGAAGGTCACTCTCTTCCGCCAACCCTTCCACATAATGTCATGTTTGATGAGACACTATTGTCTATGTTGGGCCATCCTAAAATTCCTCATGGAGGTACTGCTTGGGGTATACGCCCAG GTTTTCAGCAGCAACAAGGGACGCCAGGTGCTCGGCCAGTGGCACCAATAGCTGGTTTGAGGCCGCCGGTTCAAGGAACTTCTGTCCAGGTTAGTGGCAATATGCTGCCCAATCAGCAAAAGTCGGGTGCTCCTGTGTTGGAGGATTCCTTTATGAATCGCACAAATAATGGTGAGCAGCATATGCCAAAGCCTCAAGATGCAACTACTACAGAGAAG GCTGAAGAAGCAGAGAATGTGATTTTGGATTCAAAAGAGAAGTTGGAATACTACCGCAACAAAATGCAGGAACTG GTTCTATATAAAAGCAGATGTGATAATAGACTGAATGAGATTACAGAAAGGGCATCTGCGGACAAACGTGAG GCAGAGTTGTTAAGCAAGAAATATGAAGAGAAGTACAAACAGGTAGCAGAAATAGCATCCAAATTGACTGTTGAAGAAGCTAAATTTCGTGATATACAG GAAAGGAAGGTGGAGTTGCAGCAAGCCATTGTCAAAATGGAACAAGGAGGCAGTGCAGATGGTATTCTTCAG GTCCGTGCTGATCGCATACAGTCAGATCTTGAGGAGTTATTTAAGGCTTTGGCTGAACGATGCAAGAAACATGGGATAGATGTGAAGTCAATTGCAATGGTTCAGCTTCCTACCG GATGGCAACCTGGGATTGCAGAGGGAGCAGCTCTTTGGGATGAAGATTGGGATAAATTTGAAGATGAAG GATTTGCCAATGATCTCACTTTTGCAAAACATGCATCTCCAAAATCAAAACCCACCTTCGTTAAAGGAGAGCAAAATTTCCCTGATGACAATTCAGCTTATGGTTCACCTGTGAATGCAAATGGGAAGCAAGAAACTGCTATTAATGGTGATTATGCAGTTGAAGATGAATCTTATACACACAGTGAAGATGGCTTTGCAAGAAGCCCTCGTGGTAGTCCAGCTGGAAGGACTACTGTGGAAGACAGTCCATTTGTGAAAAGTCCTCGAGGAGATGCAGAAACTAG AAGTTTTGATGAATCGACTTGGGGTGCATTCGACAATAATGACGATGTAGACTCGGTGTGGAATTTTCCTGGTACCAAG GACTCTGATGGAGATTTCTTCAAATCTGGTGACTTTGGTATTAACCCAATTAGAACAGGATCTACACATGCAGATGGCATGTTCCAGGCCAAGAGCCCATTTACTTTTGATGATTCGGTGCCTGCAACTCCACTTTCCAAGTTCAGCAACTCTCCGAGATACAAAAACTCCACTTTTGATGATTCAGTACCTGCAACTCCACTTTCGAAGTTTGGCAACTCTCCAAGGTACAGTGAGGCAGGGGATTTCTTTGAGACATCAAGGTTTGATTCAAGGTTCGATTCCTTCAGCATGCATGATGGTGGGTTTTCTCCACAACCAGAGGGGTTTACAAGATTTGATTCCTTTAGTAGCAGCAAGGATTTTGGCTACAGTAGTGAGAATTTCACAAGGTCCGATTCCATGAGTAGCAATAGAGATTTTGGcttaaataatgataaattcGCAAGGTTTGATTCCATTAGTAGCAGCAGAGATGTTGGGTTCAATAATGACAAATTTTCTAGGTTTGATTCCATAAGTAGCAGCAGCCAAGACTTTGGCTACCATCCTGAGACGTTCACAAGGTTTGATTCCATGAGTAGCAGCAGCAAAGATTTCGGGCATGCAAGGTTTGATTCAATTAGTAGCACCAAGGACTTAGGCCACAGCAGTGCATTCTCTTTCGATGACACTGATCCATTTGGTTCCTCTGGGCCATTTAAGGTTTCTTCAGATACTAATTCTTCGAAGAAGGGTTCTGATAATTGGAGTGCATTTTAG
- the LOC107460222 gene encoding uncharacterized protein LOC107460222 isoform X1 encodes MEERHFIPESGGDQEPPQEAVEVENRREVRLQPGAEEKLVLQFMDSLNSYLSLSHSLSSTLGQAWMELASARHSMGTARLNTSLLDLKFHPASTTLKITEYDVDSVDAKAWFVLRKWVSSEEVEEDEDSNSTKFSERADDDDDVVVRRERAKSLSVFGILIPPKLRAAQLSFERALETLVEMANMRSRFLYSFHQLHQEVEDTKE; translated from the exons ATGGAGGAACGGCATTTCATTCCCGAAAGTGGCGGCGATCAAGAACCGCCGCAGGAGGCGGTTGAAGTTGAGAATCGACGGGAAGTGCGACTCCAGCCTGGAGCTGAAGAGAAACTCGTGTTGCAATTCATGGACTCACTTAATAGCTATCTTTccctctctcactctctctcttccacACTTGGACAA GCATGGATGGAATTAGCGAGTGCGAGGCATTCCATGGGAACTGCACGCCTTAATACTTCTCTTTTGGACCTCAAATTCCATCCAGCTTCTACAACGTTGAAAATTACCGAATATGATG TTGATTCGGTAGATGCAAAAGCATGGTTCGTGTTGCGTAAATGGGTATCCTctgaagaagttgaagaagatgaagatagtAATAGCACCAAATTTTCTG AACGcgcagatgatgatgatgatgtagtA GTTCGAAGGGAGCGAGCGAAGTCATTGTCAGTCTTTGGAATTTTAATTCCGCCAAAGCTTCGAGCCGCCCAACTGTCATTTGAGAGAG CACTAGAGACACTAGTAGAAATGGCAAATATGCGCTCGAGATTCCTATATTCGTTTCACCAACTTCATCAAGAGGTAGAAGATACTAAGGAATAG
- the LOC107460239 gene encoding F-box/kelch-repeat protein At5g42350, whose amino-acid sequence MFSEGLGADESLCQDVQSLSVSKRLVRSVSQKLRKKNNRSAGEEDDDLKGVALRCLTLYSRGGGCKVGADTSDEFSDSNGRRRSSASEEGRGYKPICGPEETAVDCFSYGVRDIFWRRHSRKNSEIEELAANTRMHIFLPDDVLEMCLVRLPLTSLMNARLVCKKWRALTTTPRFLQMRREGSYQNPWLFLFGAVKDGFCSGEIHALDVSMNQWHRIDAEYLRGRFLFSVASIQDDIFIVGGCSSLTSFGRVDRSSFKTHKGVVVFSPLTKSWRKIPSMKYGRSVPILGVSEVSSDFPTCQGHQSRQDRRPRSRIGGVSDVYEDPHKLSMRRHCRSSFNESEASSVTSRRTYKFLRQKSDHSSSKGSRRVLLIAVGGLGSWDEPLDSGEIYDSVSNKWTEIQRLPFDFGVACSGIVCGKMFYVYSETDKLAAYDVERGFWISIQTSPFPPRVLEYYPKLVSSDGRLFMLSVSWCEGDGQIGRRNKAVRKLWELDLMYLTWTEVSVHPDAPMDWNAVFVADKSLIFGIEMFKIFGQVLDFFTVCDVSDMARWHHISRNHVTHELDASSCLTKTVAVLHL is encoded by the coding sequence ATGTTTTCTGAAGGATTGGGGGCAGACGAATCCCTTTGTCAAGATGTCCAGAGTTTGAGCGTGTCCAAGCGTCTTGTGAGGAGTGTCAGCCAGAAGCTGAGAAAGAAGAATAACAGAAGTGCGggggaagaagatgatgatctGAAGGGTGTTGCTTTGAGATGCCTAACTCTGTACAGTCGAGGTGGGGGCTGCAAGGTAGGCGCCGACACCAGTGATGAATTCAGTGATTCAAATGGTAGGAGGAGATCGAGTGCCAGTGAAGAGGGTAGGGGATATAAACCTATTTGTGGCCCTGAAGAAACTGCCGTGGATTGTTTCTCGTATGGGGTGAGGGACATATTTTGGCGGAGACACTCTAGAAAGAATTCTGAAATTGAAGAATTGGCTGCAAATACTAGAATGCATATCTTTCTCCCGGACGATGTTCTGGAAATGTGTTTGGTCCGGCTCCCGTTGACAAGTCTCATGAATGCTCGCCTTGTGTGCAAGAAATGGAGGGCATTGACTACCACTCCTAGATTCCTCCAAatgagaagagagggttcatatCAAAATCCATGGCTGTTTCTGTTTGGTGCAGTTAAAGATGGCTTTTGCTCTGGGGAGATACATGCATTGGATGTGTCTATGAATCAATGGCATAGGATAGATGCCGAATACCTAAGGGGAAGGTTCTTGTTCTCTGTTGCCAGTATACAGGATGATATCTTCATTGTTGGAGGATGTTCTAGCTTGACCAGCTTTGGGAGGGTGGATAGGAGCTCATTCAAGACGCACAAAGGGGTGGTCGTATTTAGTCCCTTGACGAAGTCTTGGCGTAAAATACCATCTATGAAATATGGAAGATCAGTTCCTATATTAGGAGTTTCTGAGGTCAGTTCAGATTTCCCAACATGTCAAGGTCATCAAAGCCGGCAGGATAGACGTCCAAGATCAAGGATCGGTGGGGTGTCGGACGTCTACGAGGATCCTCATAAGCTCTCAATGAGACGTCATTGCAGATCTTCTTTCAATGAGAGTGAAGCTTCATCTGTTACCAGTAGAAGGACATACAAATTCCTTAGACAAAAGAGTGATCATTCAAGTTCAAAGGGAAGTAGAAGAGTTTTGCTGATAGCTGTAGGAGGTCTGGGATCATGGGACGAGCCTCTGGACTCTGGAGAAATATATGATTCTGTATCAAATAAATGGACTGAAATCCAGCGATTGCCTTTTGATTTTGGGGTTGCATGTTCTGGAATTGTTTGTGGCAagatgttttatgtttattccGAGACGGACAAGCTTGCGGCTTATGATGTTGAACGGGGATTCTGGATATCAATTCAAACCTCTCCATTTCCGCCGCGTGTTCTTGAATACTACCCCAAACTTGTATCTTCCGATGGCCGTCTTTTCATGCTATCTGTGTCCTGGTGTGAAGGGGATGGTCAAATCGGGCGCCGGAACAAGGCTGTTAGAAAATTATGGGAGTTAGATCTCATGTATCTTACCTGGACTGAAGTCTCAGTGCATCCTGATGCCCCAATGGATTGGAATGCAGTATTTGTGGCAGACAAAAGCCTTATTTTTGGGATAGAGATGTTCAAGATATTTGGTCAGGTGTTGGATTTTTTCACTGTATGTGATGTGTCTGATATGGCACGCTGGCACCATATTTCAAGGAATCATGTCACTCATGAGCTGGATGCTTCTTCTTGCTTGACCAAAACTGTGGCAGTGCTACATCTTTGA
- the LOC107460222 gene encoding uncharacterized protein LOC107460222 isoform X2, with the protein MEERHFIPESGGDQEPPQEAVEVENRREVRLQPGAEEKLVLQFMDSLNSYLSLSHSLSSTLGQAWMELASARHSMGTARLNTSLLDLKFHPASTTLKITEYDDAKAWFVLRKWVSSEEVEEDEDSNSTKFSERADDDDDVVVRRERAKSLSVFGILIPPKLRAAQLSFERALETLVEMANMRSRFLYSFHQLHQEVEDTKE; encoded by the exons ATGGAGGAACGGCATTTCATTCCCGAAAGTGGCGGCGATCAAGAACCGCCGCAGGAGGCGGTTGAAGTTGAGAATCGACGGGAAGTGCGACTCCAGCCTGGAGCTGAAGAGAAACTCGTGTTGCAATTCATGGACTCACTTAATAGCTATCTTTccctctctcactctctctcttccacACTTGGACAA GCATGGATGGAATTAGCGAGTGCGAGGCATTCCATGGGAACTGCACGCCTTAATACTTCTCTTTTGGACCTCAAATTCCATCCAGCTTCTACAACGTTGAAAATTACCGAATATGATG ATGCAAAAGCATGGTTCGTGTTGCGTAAATGGGTATCCTctgaagaagttgaagaagatgaagatagtAATAGCACCAAATTTTCTG AACGcgcagatgatgatgatgatgtagtA GTTCGAAGGGAGCGAGCGAAGTCATTGTCAGTCTTTGGAATTTTAATTCCGCCAAAGCTTCGAGCCGCCCAACTGTCATTTGAGAGAG CACTAGAGACACTAGTAGAAATGGCAAATATGCGCTCGAGATTCCTATATTCGTTTCACCAACTTCATCAAGAGGTAGAAGATACTAAGGAATAG